The following coding sequences are from one Coffea arabica cultivar ET-39 chromosome 11e, Coffea Arabica ET-39 HiFi, whole genome shotgun sequence window:
- the LOC113719332 gene encoding 10 kDa chaperonin, mitochondrial → MARRLIPTLNRVLIEKLVQPSKTTAGILLPEKSAKLNSGKVVAVGPGLKDKAGNTIPVAVKEGDTVLLPEYGGTQVKLGEKEYHLYRDEDILGILHDWLVKD, encoded by the exons ATGGCCAGGCGTTTAATCCCAACTCTCAACAGAGTTCTGATTGAGAAGCTTGTCCAACCCTCCAAAACCACTGCTGGTATTCTTCTCCCAGAAAAATCCGCCAAG CTTAACTCAGGAAAAGTGGTGGCAGTGGGGCCAGGGTTGAAGGATAAGGCAGGAAATACAATTCCAGTAGCTGTTAAAGAAGGTGATACAGTGCTTTTGCCTGAATATGGTGGCACTCAGGTCAAATTGGGTGAAAAAGA GTATCATTTGTATAGGGATGAGGATATCTTGGGGATACTTCATGATTGGTTAGTGAAGGATTAA